CCATGTGTGGAGTGGGGATTGTACCCTTAAAGAGGCTTTTCCAGATCTTTACTGTCTTTGTAGGGCTAGGGATTCTTCTATGGCGGAGGTTATGTGTTGGATTAGTGGGAGGGTTCATTGgaactttcaattttgtcattcaCCGCAGGATTGAGAGGAAGACTCTTTTGATCGGTTTGTGGCAATTGTTTACTCTTTGAAAGTGTGGGGGGTTGGCCCTAGCAAGGTTTGTTGGAAGCCCACAAAGAGTAGAGGTTCTGAGGTTAGagttttctatctttctttcttcatttctaCTATTTCCTTCCCTTGGAGGTTGGTGTGGCAATCGAAGGTCCCTCCAAGGGTGGCTTTCTTTTCATGGTCAACCACTCTAGGTAAGATTCTTACTACTGATAAGCTGCACAAAAGGAGTATTATTGTCCTTGATTGGTACTAtatgtgtaagaggtgtggGGAGTTAGTGGATCATCTTTTGCTTCATTGCCCCATAGCTTCTGAGCTGTGGTCCTTGGTGTTCAGTTTGTTTggaattcattgggttatgccatTAAAGGTGTTTGAGTTGTTTGAATGTTGGCAAGGTAAATTCAAGCAACATCGCAATATAGATTTTTGGAGATTGGTGCCGcattgcttgatgtggtgtatttggagggaaaggAATGTTAGATGCTTTGAGGGATGTGAGAGGTCTTTGCTAGAGATCAAGTCTTTTTTCTTGCATACTCTCCTTGTTTGGAGTGTGGTTTTGtcgcctttttttttgttttttcccttcCTACTttacttgatcattgtaattttggttcTTGTTTTTTGCCCCCATGGTACATCCCCAATGTATTGGGATGactacttttttctatttaataaaattgttttgttgcctatcaaaaaaaaaaaaagaatttgtcCTAGTGCTGCACATCACGAAAAGAAAGCCACCCTTGGCAACACAtgcaacccccccccccccaaaaaaaaaaacacgttgTAATAATAACTCTTCTGTTGATAGCCTTGGTTCTGACATCTGCAAAGGGATCCATGTCACTTTGTCTTCCTCCCCATGCCGAATGTTTATCTCATACAAATGCTCCAATAACTGGGCAATAGATTCCACTTGTCAATCATGTGTGGCACAGATGAACAATGGACTCCAAAAAAAAGCAGTTATTTCAGAATTCTACATAATCGGCCACCATGGCTTCACCACTCCACACTATGAGAAATAAATCGGGATATCTTTCCTTATGAGTAGCCTCACCCTGCAACAAGTCATGCCAAAATTGGACTCTAGTACCATCACCAACATCATATTGGATGAACCGTGCAAAACCATTCCACCCTCTTCTAATATACTTCCACTTCTAAAGAAATATATCACAAACTGAAAGAGAAATTGCCTTAAATTGTACAACTCAACTGAGCAATGTCCTAATCTGAACCACATGAGGCGAAAGCTTATTATATAGTTGTGCTcttttgtatttgtttatatgGTTCTTTTAAATAAACACACAGGCTGATGTAGACTACAAAAGGCTCATGAAAAGCAAGTTTAACTGCCGAATATGTTTTTAAACAGGGTTTAATTCTGATTTTTGAATCATTTATAGGATACAGTGGTTGTGAAGAGTTtactcctttttttcttttgtgtgtgtttatatcATAAGTagctattttaattttatatatgtggAATACCCATAAACCATTGCACACATATCTTTTCAAACCTTTTAGCAGTCAATGAATCAAAACCTTAAATTCTACTTCTGTTAGCTGCCCATGAAACCATTtgctatatttttcaatccCTTCAGCCTTCATCTTTGAGGTCATGAGTTATTGCAGCTAAAATGCTGTAAAATTGAGCCTATGAGAAACCCTATTTTTATTCTTCAACCTTTCAAAACTTCATAAACCATCCTCTCATACTGAACTTTTGCTTTAGGATCCGTTTGGTTGGGGgatggaaaagtaggaggatagaaaatggggagaggatagaaaagtgaaaggatagaagagattttagttttctctcatggtgtttggttgggagcatgaaaaagtggagagaaaaaaaCTCATTTGTCTGGTTTAGAAGAAAAGTTGGACGATAAAAAATGtcgtttgtataaatttactcccATGCTCCCCTATCACataatataagaaataatttttttgtaatcattaatatatatatatatatatatatatatatatatatatatatatattgtattagAGTGAAAGCCaccatttaatttaaaaacaaaacccaaacccactgtttgatttaaaaaacaaaacccaaacccactgtttgatttaaaaaacatgttgacaaattaaaaaaaaccactgcttttttttttttaaatttaaaaaacacattgacagacaaaaaaaaaaccactgcttgattcaacccaaaaaaaaaaagtggcagcAATAATGCACAGTAGGTGGGAGGGTTAGTTTTGATGTTTTTCAAAAGCCCTCTCCCCTATTTTCACTCaaatctctccaaattggagagagaggATTTTgtgagcataaaaaaaaaagaaaaaaagcagtgTTAACGCACAGTAGGTGAGAGGGTTAGttttgatgatttctcaaaaaaccCTCGCCTCCCCTATTTTCGCAACTCCGatctctccaaattggagagatagGATTTTGGTGGGCTTTTCTCTCCTAGTATCCTTTTCCCCTTTTCCATCCCTTTTAAAATCACCCCAACCAAACCGTGCCTTAGTGCTCTTCCTGTCTGTTTTTAACATGCACAAGAATGAGTGGTCATACATGAAGTTATTTTAAAAGTCTGCATATCTCTAGGTTTAATTGATGACAGTGTTGATGGCTCATTTGaagtttttttccccttactAATATACTTATTTAATTGATGGATTCATTTGGAGCACTTAAGATGTGTAAtttattctttcaaaaaaaaaaagaaagtgtcaTTGTTACATACCTTCTATAAAGCCATATAATCTGatagattttcaaaaagaaaaatctgatACATACATTCCCTGCAGTTTTACATAGGACATAATATACATTATCTTTtgtaagagtttttttttcaaatttattgacTTGCATCTTTTCTGTGAATTTTGTTCTCTCAGTGTATCTCGCGTACTGAGACTTTCTTGgcttaataaattttataatttatataaaaaaggtCATTTACTTGCATGGCTTGCACCTAACAACAAATAAATCTTAGgagggaaatgaaaaaaacggCTAAGCAAGTTTTAAAAGTAACTTCATCTActgtttctttttatatatttattcagTTACAGTGTCAATGAGCTCTAACTTAAATGGCATCTCCTTcccttgtaagagcaaggtgaAGGGTAAGGTCTTGAGTTCAGGTCCATGGGATGCCATGTAACttaccattaaaaaaagtatttattcaGTTATAGCTTGAAAGCATTAAAGGTTAAGCTATGAAAAAACAAGGTTTTACTTATCTAAGAAAGGGGAGAAGAGTTTACTGCTCAGTTTTATATGCTGTTTATTGACGCTGGATTTAGAGCTTGATTTTATTGATACATTTCTATCCCTTATATTCTTGAAGAGATGAAAGGTTCTTCATTTAATTTCTCCATCACATAGCAGGGTCCAAAGAACTGGTTGTTCTAGTCCAAAATGGTGGAGAGAACATTTTGAAAGTGAATTTTACCGTGGAAGGTGCTATTAAGGAGCTGGAAATACCCAAAAACCAAAGTAAAAGGGTATGGCTCTTATTTCTCTTATTTACGCTGTTATTATCTATAATCTTGCTAATGTAATGACACTTGTATATTTGTGAATGAGATTTCAATTGAAAGGTTATATTGGGATATAAGCTTTAGCCATCAGGAatatcttcttctctttctttttcttgaacaATTTGAAATAAAGATTTGCTTAATGACATACTTATTTGAGTAATAATTACTCTGGAGAAGTGTGATTACCAGAAATACTGCctatcttttgattcttttaccTTAACTTATTGCTAAGATATGCAGGATGGAGGTGGAAAAATTAGGATTAATAGATAAATAGTTCTTTTCTGGCACTTTTTAGCTGAGATCTGCAAGTACGGATCCTGGTTGTTTGGTCAGCTGAGTTAAATAATGTTAAAAATCTCAATTTATTCTTGTTGTTGGACCTAGATCTTCCCTCCATATGCTAGTTGTttctaattaattcaatttatttaaaacTACACTAGACTTTTGTAAACAGAGTTGCCTTGTTTGTTGTGCTTGTTTTTCAGATAAATGTCCCGCTAACTTATGACAAAAGCTACAAAATCATATTAGATACTGGACATGGTGAATGTGTGCTTCCTGTGACCCCTCCTGGAGAAGGGAACTCTATTTTTATTCTCCCTTCTTATGACAAGCTGTTCACCCCAGTCAATGGTGCCTACTTCTTGATTCTTACAGTGCTAGTCTTTGGAGGGACATGGGCTTGCTGCAAGTTTCGGAAGAAGAGTCCCCATGGTGGAGTCCCATATCAAGAACTTGAAATGGGTTTGCCAGAAGAATCTGTCTCAGCTATCAATGTGGAAACAGCAGAAGGTTGGGATGAGGGTTGGGATGATGATTGGGATGAAGATAATGCAGTGAAGTCACCGGGAGGCCGGCATGTAGGAAGCATTTCTGCAAATGGCCTCACTTCCAGATCTTCAAATAAAGATGGGTGGGAAAATGACTGGAACGATTAGTTATTTGACAGCCAAAAAGGGTCAGAGAAGAGAATTTTTGCTTGAAGGTAGGTGAGGTAGCAGAGGGTGGACCAAAAGATTAagacaaaaacacaaactcaatgTACAACAAATAGTATAACTGAGaaattgaatataaaattttctcacTTGTTTTTTTCTGGATCAAAAAGCTTGCTTCTGTTGATAGTTGTCAACTGTCACGTAATAGTTAGTTCCCAAAATGAGGTCtgtaaaatttgttttattttatcttatttttttattgaagcaCAGGATTTACATATTTCTTACCCTTTTTTGCACTTAAAGGCTTAAAGCTGTACTTTTTGTCTTTATTGTTTTGGGGGTGTAGAATTGAATGGACATAAATGCCTACAAAATGCCAAGATGGTTTAGGATCTGCAATTCTGTAGTAATGATACTTTGCCTTTTATTATGCTTATGCTCATTCTTGTAAAATCTGAGCCTGCATTTACCAATACATGAAGAATTCTCTTATATTTTACGTTTTTATTGGCATTTGGCAGCTTCTAGTATTTGGTGTTGCATAATAAAGCTTTAATCACTAATTCTTACATGTAGTGCACCGATTGGTTTCAAGATTTCAGTCACATTGGACGAATTCACCTATGATATAAATATACATCCAGTCTGATTTGTATAAAGAGTTGAAGACTCTTCACCTTGTTGTGACTAATTACTAATATATTTTacagaaacaaaaaagatacaagtatGCGACTATTCAGGCAATGGGTGCATAGGATTTTTGTCCAATACCCTAGGATTGAAGAACCTGAACAAAAGGTCTATATGGTCGTGCTACTCATGCTATGCCGAGGAAGATCCGTGAAGGTTTTTCTGATGAGAAGTTAACTTTGCTTTTCTTCCCCCTATCAAAATGATAATGACTTTTCTTGAGGTTTGAGGAAGTAATGCTTGTTACCCTATTCTTTGTTTCACTCTAAACGAAGAGTACAACTTAGGTTCAATGTCCTGTTGTACTAGTCGCAAACTTTTAAACATAAACATTCCTTAAAATCGAAAATATATTATACCAATAACTCTTGAAATCAAAAATATATTACACCATATACCAATAACTCTTGAACACTATCTAACATCGTTTGTTTAAGTAACcaacatgagaaaaaaaaaactatgagaaTAACAtattatccttttatttttgtaaaaaataaaattcaatcactTAGCGagatattttgttaataatccatttaaagaaaatttttataagaaaagaaaaaaaaacaattaatattttgacagtttttttcatttcctataaaagttgtgtcaaaactttcttaaaatggattattaaccattaCCTTAAAGGCAACCGGTAACATGACCCTactaataatactaataataataataataataacaataatagtatatctatatttaatatttaaaaggTAAAAGCTAAAAcctaacatttattttttctacgctcctgttgagccacatcaacttagcattttggtccaattcaatCCATTCATTTCGTTTTGGTCTACATCAATCCATTTGGCCCATTTTGTATTTCGGCCTACTTCAATCAACACCTTTGATTCCGTTACACTTTGGTCCATTTGATCCACTTCAGTCCGAAACCAAAACCACCTTTCTTAGAAAAGGGAAGGAATAGTGATGAGtacaaaatttcacaataatattTAGGTAACAAACTATTAAGGCCTACCACTGACAGCACTCTTCTTGTTCACCTAAATTAGATTGTGAATTTGTAAGAGAAGAAAATCTTCTGAAAATACGAAGCTATTAGATAACACGATTTTGATTGATAGGAAAGATAAACCGATTTTGATtgatagaaaaagaaaggttttaGAATCAGCATAATAGCATATCATGAATATCACTGTTCTGGATTATTTTGTACATCCAATTGGCAGGCCAACCAGCggcaaaaacagaaaaatagtTGCCCATGAGATGATTTATACTCCTGTAGACTGCAAATTATTagatgtcattttttttttttgttctctcccTAGAATTGGCAACCATTTAATTGTCATTCTTTCTTAGGACGGCAAATCTTATATGTCGTTTTCTTTGGGTTAAATTACAATTACACCATTTAACCTTGATTTTCTTTAATTCAGTTCTTCAATTTTGATATGTTTCAATTTAACAATTCCGTCCAATCTTGTCATTATCCTTAGTATTATTCACTTTCCCAAACGGCATCTTTTTTTAGATGGATTGGACATAGGAGAACGGAATGGCTACATTGCGGATTGGATGGAGATGGACGGAAGGACTAGATTGGAAAGGAATGGAAGTAaaggattgaaagaaaaaaggaaaaagaagcttaatggattaaattgaaaacatgttaAAATTAAATGGTTTAATCTGTAATTTAACcatttcttttgcttttatttttcgtCACAACAACAGCCTTCAGATTATTTTTTGCTTcttctcaaaacaaaattattattattattattatttgctgTTATTTTAACCATGGTAGATATCAAATGAATTATATGTTGTGTTGGAGTAATTATACTTGTCTGTTACATCTTACATTGCTTAGACTTGGCTCTCTGTAATCTTAAGCATGAATAATATATGCTTTAACAATACTTTTAACAAAAGTAGTATTAAAGGACTTTCCACTATCTTGATACTAATAAATCCTTCAGTTCAGAATTTTATACGACGTGATTATGAATCAACTACCACCAAACACTAATTCTGAGTtactgtttattttttgttttctctttctccaCCAGACCATAACTCATAAGTCATAAGCAATCAATAGCATGAAAAGAAACCTAGCTTATTGTTGGAC
This genomic stretch from Castanea sativa cultivar Marrone di Chiusa Pesio chromosome 9, ASM4071231v1 harbors:
- the LOC142610703 gene encoding uncharacterized protein LOC142610703 — translated: MGKNPLLATFLLLFLIVADVSDASLLFKFRKLIGSAPNNSASVSPSPSPVPVDNKVDPKPAAGSDNKKSEPPPPPPQVDPNKGSGKKDSDSGPPSDPNVEKGHEEKKDLQDKCDVLDRTCRAEPNMTACIKDFQPGSKELVVLVQNGGENILKVNFTVEGAIKELEIPKNQSKRINVPLTYDKSYKIILDTGHGECVLPVTPPGEGNSIFILPSYDKLFTPVNGAYFLILTVLVFGGTWACCKFRKKSPHGGVPYQELEMGLPEESVSAINVETAEGWDEGWDDDWDEDNAVKSPGGRHVGSISANGLTSRSSNKDGWENDWND